From Streptomyces asiaticus, one genomic window encodes:
- a CDS encoding helix-turn-helix domain-containing protein, with protein sequence MNSQGPASTKQPDESTITAFFDTQLFEGADLDRLIERAALFMRAAVGRVRDDGGGVARKGCGALTPVGSPLTAFSVPVVGSGGRVWVDGLPEPTARHFLNRLSAAVSIIERWGAALTHTESEPISVLINGTSSEAAHESALTRLGITRDTEIRVLLCSGPGAGVEHFAEAVADTQKIVARTDHQGKAVLLLMADGADGVTVPGVPVDVRAAYSRIVPAARTREAYVNAHDAYLFTRPSPHDRGPYQPIHGVLIDGARLTGLAALCRLSHDEIDAVPEVGVLAGLFEQYGEQILLVLEAYAITGSLRKAAAQVYLHHNSVAYWVQKAEAELGYSLAEPNRRAQFFVTVCLYRLWRQQDERV encoded by the coding sequence GTGAACTCCCAGGGGCCGGCGTCGACGAAACAGCCGGATGAGTCCACCATCACCGCCTTCTTCGATACGCAGCTCTTCGAAGGCGCCGACCTCGACCGCCTGATCGAGCGAGCGGCGCTTTTCATGCGGGCCGCTGTGGGAAGGGTCAGGGACGACGGGGGCGGCGTCGCCCGCAAGGGGTGTGGGGCACTGACGCCGGTGGGCAGCCCCTTGACCGCGTTCTCGGTGCCGGTGGTCGGCTCCGGCGGCCGGGTCTGGGTCGATGGCCTGCCCGAGCCCACGGCGCGTCACTTCCTCAACCGGCTGTCCGCCGCCGTGTCGATCATCGAGCGTTGGGGCGCGGCCTTGACGCACACGGAGTCCGAGCCGATCAGCGTGCTCATCAACGGCACATCGAGCGAGGCCGCGCACGAATCGGCGCTCACGCGGCTCGGCATCACCCGCGACACGGAGATCCGAGTTCTGCTGTGCAGCGGCCCCGGCGCCGGCGTCGAGCACTTCGCGGAGGCGGTCGCGGACACGCAGAAGATCGTTGCCCGCACGGATCACCAGGGGAAAGCGGTGCTCCTCCTCATGGCGGACGGCGCGGACGGCGTCACCGTTCCGGGAGTCCCCGTCGACGTCCGGGCCGCGTACAGCAGGATCGTGCCGGCGGCACGCACCCGGGAAGCGTACGTCAACGCCCATGACGCGTACCTGTTCACCCGGCCCTCGCCGCACGACCGCGGCCCGTACCAGCCCATTCACGGCGTACTGATCGACGGCGCGCGGCTCACCGGGCTTGCGGCCCTCTGCCGTCTCAGCCACGACGAGATCGACGCCGTGCCGGAGGTGGGGGTCCTCGCCGGACTGTTCGAGCAGTACGGCGAGCAGATCCTGCTCGTCCTGGAGGCTTACGCGATCACGGGCTCCTTGCGCAAGGCCGCGGCGCAGGTCTACCTGCACCACAATTCCGTGGCCTACTGGGTGCAGAAGGCCGAGGCCGAGCTCGGCTACTCGCTCGCCGAGCCGAACCGGCGCGCTCAGTTCTTCGTCACCGTGTGCCTGTACCGCCTCTGGAGGCAGCAGGACGAGCGAGTCTGA
- a CDS encoding AMP-binding protein — protein MYSQDPVRRPLNTIDLLVNALNQDPGRPLPHLPDGRTATVGEVCDATSQYVQALTSLGVVEGTRVALLSRNLPEVLHATHAAQVVGAVYIPLHPMGSQPDHLHTVRDAGVELLIFEGGHYDARAAELAGEVPGLRLVALGRTELAGDLRDLAASMRPEPLRPPMLDPDGAERISYSGGTTGSPKSVATRRGTSAALWSIMLAEGDWPRPPRVLPCAPLSHAGGTMFLPTLLRDGTLPIHPGFDPPAVLRALT, from the coding sequence ATGTACTCGCAAGACCCCGTTCGTCGTCCCCTCAACACGATCGACCTACTGGTGAACGCGCTCAACCAGGACCCGGGCCGCCCACTGCCGCACCTCCCGGACGGTCGGACAGCGACCGTCGGCGAGGTATGCGACGCGACATCCCAGTACGTGCAGGCGCTGACGAGCCTCGGCGTGGTCGAGGGGACTCGGGTGGCGCTGCTCTCCCGCAACCTGCCGGAGGTGCTGCACGCGACCCATGCCGCCCAGGTCGTAGGGGCCGTCTACATCCCCCTGCACCCGATGGGGTCGCAGCCCGACCACCTGCACACCGTGCGTGATGCCGGGGTCGAACTACTCATCTTCGAAGGCGGGCACTACGACGCGCGCGCGGCCGAGCTCGCCGGGGAAGTGCCGGGCCTGAGGCTCGTCGCGCTCGGGCGCACGGAGCTCGCGGGGGACCTCCGCGATCTGGCCGCCTCGATGCGGCCGGAGCCTCTGCGGCCACCGATGCTGGACCCCGACGGTGCCGAGAGGATCTCGTACTCCGGCGGAACGACGGGCAGCCCGAAGAGCGTGGCGACGCGGCGTGGCACCAGCGCGGCGCTGTGGAGCATCATGCTGGCCGAGGGGGACTGGCCGCGACCGCCGCGCGTCCTGCCCTGCGCGCCGCTCAGCCACGCGGGCGGCACGATGTTCCTGCCGACGCTGCTGAGAGACGGCACGTTGCCGATCCACCCGGGATTCGATCCGCCGGCCGTGCTGCGGGCGCTCACGTGA
- a CDS encoding epoxide hydrolase family protein yields MAQIEPFKIDVPQREVDALRARLAATSWAPELDNEDWSSGVNGTYLRELVAYWQDGFDWRAQEARINEFPQFRTEIDGVPIHFIHVRGKGPDPVPIVLSHGWPWTFWDFRDVIMALANPAAHGGDPEDAFDVVVPSLPGFGFSGPLTRTGVGYVETAALWVELMRGLGYERFVAHGGDAGAFVTARLGHAHPDSLIGVHMSFPILPGVPHDAGDPAGLTPEELAVIAGQDRGPGAFYHTLIHAFDPQTLAWAMHDSPVGQAAWMLMRRRAWSDCHGDVETRFDKDTLLTHFSLYWFTNSFVGSELFCRASELHLPMGLANDVKPEISVPTAVAVLPRDLLYRPRSLVAAHSDLRQWTMFPSGGHFAAAEEPQLITADIRSFVRPLRAG; encoded by the coding sequence ATGGCACAGATTGAGCCCTTCAAGATCGATGTACCCCAACGTGAGGTGGACGCGCTTCGCGCGCGCCTGGCCGCCACGAGCTGGGCGCCCGAACTCGACAACGAGGACTGGTCCTCCGGCGTCAACGGCACCTATCTGCGCGAGCTGGTGGCCTACTGGCAGGACGGTTTCGACTGGCGTGCACAGGAAGCGCGCATCAACGAGTTCCCGCAGTTCCGCACCGAGATCGACGGCGTGCCGATCCACTTCATCCATGTACGAGGGAAAGGGCCCGACCCCGTTCCCATCGTCCTCAGTCACGGGTGGCCCTGGACGTTCTGGGACTTCAGGGATGTCATCATGGCGCTGGCCAACCCGGCCGCGCACGGCGGCGATCCTGAGGACGCCTTCGACGTCGTTGTTCCCTCACTGCCGGGCTTCGGCTTCTCCGGGCCCCTGACCCGCACCGGTGTCGGCTACGTCGAGACCGCCGCCCTATGGGTCGAGCTGATGCGGGGGCTGGGCTACGAGCGGTTCGTCGCCCACGGCGGCGACGCGGGTGCCTTTGTGACCGCACGACTCGGCCACGCACATCCCGACTCGCTCATCGGTGTCCACATGAGCTTCCCCATCCTGCCCGGAGTGCCCCACGACGCCGGTGACCCGGCCGGGCTCACTCCGGAGGAACTGGCAGTCATCGCAGGTCAGGACAGGGGTCCGGGGGCTTTCTACCATACGTTGATCCATGCCTTCGACCCGCAGACCCTGGCCTGGGCGATGCACGACAGCCCCGTGGGGCAGGCGGCGTGGATGCTCATGCGCCGCCGGGCGTGGAGCGACTGCCACGGAGACGTGGAGACCCGCTTCGACAAGGACACGCTGCTGACGCACTTCTCGCTGTACTGGTTCACGAACAGTTTCGTCGGGTCCGAGCTGTTCTGCCGGGCCTCCGAACTCCACCTGCCCATGGGGCTGGCCAATGACGTGAAGCCCGAGATCAGCGTGCCGACAGCGGTGGCCGTTCTCCCCCGGGACCTGTTGTACCGGCCCCGATCGCTCGTCGCCGCACACAGCGACCTGCGCCAGTGGACCATGTTCCCCAGCGGTGGTCACTTCGCGGCGGCCGAGGAACCGCAGCTGATCACCGCGGACATCCGCTCTTTCGTCCGCCCACTGCGCGCTGGTTGA
- a CDS encoding Zn-ribbon domain-containing OB-fold protein, which produces MSWKRASDRATLASYVVVHRASPGFEGEAPYVVAIAALPEGPRLLTNLPGAPPEPAGLTIGAPLNPPSWRSPTRGSRSPTRTASRRCCRPPMSPSCWAYARVGWTAPTSAAAPTCSTSGMRWRRSRPARRASSSSPTASRAGHVLAHRTSPTRPIVFRQGGAA; this is translated from the coding sequence GTGTCCTGGAAGAGAGCGAGCGACCGGGCCACGCTGGCGTCGTACGTCGTCGTCCACCGTGCCTCGCCCGGCTTCGAGGGGGAGGCGCCGTACGTCGTGGCGATCGCGGCGCTCCCGGAAGGGCCACGCCTCCTCACGAATCTGCCCGGCGCACCGCCCGAGCCGGCCGGGCTCACGATCGGCGCGCCGCTGAATCCGCCGTCCTGGCGCTCGCCGACGCGGGGCTCTCGGTCGCCGACGCGGACGGCGTCGCGGCGGTGCTGCCGCCCTCCGATGTCGCCTTCATGCTGGGCGTACGCCCGCGTTGGCTGGACGGCACCAACGTCGGCGGCTGCTCCTACATGCTCCACGTCAGGCATGCGGTGGCGGCGCTCCAGGCCGGCCAGACGAGCGTCATCGTCGTCGCCCACGGCGAGTCGGGCCGGTCACGTCTTGGCGCACCGTACGTCCCCAACCCGGCCCATCGTTTTCCGACAGGGTGGCGCAGCTTGA
- a CDS encoding TetR/AcrR family transcriptional regulator, protein MPRITKEDKARNRQSKDDLAAEACGASFKASLSFLDQALQEGADLTGPPLKRVVDNYLSVAHRDAPDGGCPSASLVIDAGRHSDTVQSAYATGVEGYLTSFAEEFAREHEGEITSQEARERAVLLLSRLVGAMALARAVSRVQPELSDEILRTCRAHPLG, encoded by the coding sequence ATGCCGCGGATCACCAAGGAAGACAAGGCCAGGAACCGGCAGTCCAAAGACGATCTGGCCGCCGAGGCCTGCGGCGCCTCGTTCAAAGCCTCTTTGAGCTTCCTGGACCAGGCCCTTCAGGAAGGCGCCGATCTCACCGGACCACCGCTGAAGCGAGTGGTGGACAACTACCTTTCAGTCGCCCACCGGGACGCCCCGGACGGCGGCTGCCCCTCGGCCTCCCTGGTCATCGACGCCGGACGGCACAGCGACACGGTCCAGAGTGCCTACGCGACCGGCGTGGAGGGGTACCTCACCAGCTTCGCCGAGGAGTTCGCCCGCGAGCACGAAGGCGAGATCACCTCACAGGAGGCGCGGGAGCGTGCAGTGCTGCTGCTCAGCCGACTCGTAGGGGCGATGGCCCTCGCCCGCGCTGTGAGCCGCGTCCAGCCCGAACTGTCCGACGAGATTCTGCGGACCTGCCGCGCCCACCCTCTCGGCTGA
- a CDS encoding zinc-binding dehydrogenase — protein sequence MRTVEYTRQGEAAQVLTLREERHRPTPGSGEVLVRMLVRPIHPGDLIGVEGLPGQPEQQSQARTPGVEGMGVVESVGASVRAPRLGQRVAVFPAPGTWSDFVVVPADLAVPVPDGVSDETAALMLVNPLTLRMLYRAVEKALRGQAGPVLQTAAGSSVGRLVSAAAARHDLQLINLVRSTSGAEKMRTLYPSQPVIATCDDDWRAQVRLHAGERGVQVVLDCVGGAMTQDLAELLADGGTLISYGHLGSGTTPLEALPLVARALTVRGVSILRWMSRTPMERAQDVAFAQDLAQSTPDLLEVAASYDLADFKAAVEHARRPGKSGTVLLTTPRKAGSGHGAGR from the coding sequence ATGCGCACCGTGGAGTACACGCGGCAAGGGGAAGCCGCACAGGTACTGACGCTGAGGGAGGAACGCCACCGGCCGACTCCCGGCAGCGGAGAGGTTCTGGTCCGCATGCTGGTCCGGCCCATCCATCCGGGGGACCTGATCGGTGTGGAGGGTCTGCCGGGGCAGCCGGAACAGCAGTCGCAGGCCCGGACTCCCGGAGTGGAGGGGATGGGCGTCGTCGAGAGCGTCGGAGCAAGCGTCCGCGCACCGCGCCTGGGGCAGCGGGTGGCGGTTTTCCCGGCGCCGGGAACGTGGAGCGACTTCGTCGTGGTCCCAGCCGATCTGGCGGTGCCGGTGCCGGACGGGGTCAGCGACGAGACCGCAGCCCTGATGCTGGTCAACCCGCTGACGCTGCGCATGCTGTACCGCGCGGTGGAGAAGGCACTGCGCGGGCAGGCGGGTCCCGTCCTCCAGACCGCCGCCGGCTCGTCCGTCGGCAGGCTGGTCAGCGCGGCCGCGGCCCGGCACGACCTGCAGTTGATCAACCTCGTGCGCAGCACCTCTGGCGCCGAGAAGATGCGGACGCTGTACCCCTCCCAGCCCGTGATCGCGACATGCGACGACGACTGGCGGGCACAAGTCCGCCTGCATGCCGGCGAGCGGGGCGTCCAGGTGGTCCTCGACTGTGTCGGCGGTGCCATGACCCAGGACCTCGCCGAACTGCTCGCCGACGGCGGCACCCTGATCTCCTACGGGCATCTGGGTTCCGGCACGACACCGTTGGAGGCGCTGCCTCTCGTGGCGCGGGCGCTGACGGTGCGGGGAGTGTCGATACTGCGCTGGATGAGCCGCACCCCGATGGAGCGGGCCCAGGATGTCGCCTTCGCCCAGGACCTGGCGCAGAGCACGCCGGACCTGCTTGAAGTCGCGGCCAGCTACGACCTAGCCGACTTCAAGGCGGCCGTCGAGCACGCCCGCCGCCCTGGCAAGAGCGGAACCGTCCTGCTCACCACACCGCGGAAGGCCGGCTCCGGACACGGGGCCGGGCGATGA
- a CDS encoding NADPH-dependent F420 reductase produces the protein MKIGMPGAGAIAQAIARHTIRHGHEVVLSNSRGQTVVIDATNQFASLSPNPEIADLGDLTGSAYGSSLLPGARVVKAFNSLHAQFIAPDPRHEAGRQVLFLAGDDADAKHTVRDLTSEFGFAPVDLGTLREGGRLIQLGGPLSALHVLKQD, from the coding sequence ATGAAAATCGGAATGCCCGGAGCCGGAGCGATAGCCCAGGCCATCGCCCGGCACACGATCCGTCACGGCCACGAGGTCGTGCTCAGCAACAGCCGGGGCCAGACCGTCGTCATCGACGCCACCAACCAGTTCGCCTCCCTTTCCCCGAACCCGGAGATCGCCGATCTGGGCGATCTCACCGGGAGCGCATACGGGTCCTCCCTGCTTCCCGGCGCGCGCGTGGTCAAGGCTTTCAACTCCCTCCACGCGCAGTTCATCGCACCCGATCCCCGCCACGAGGCGGGGCGGCAGGTGCTGTTCCTCGCCGGCGACGACGCCGACGCCAAGCACACCGTGAGAGACCTGACCTCCGAGTTCGGCTTCGCTCCCGTCGACCTCGGAACGCTGCGCGAGGGAGGACGCCTCATCCAGCTCGGCGGTCCCCTGTCCGCCCTCCACGTCCTCAAGCAGGACTGA
- a CDS encoding alkene reductase, which yields MSDQTSAPSTQPLLQPVQLGALKLPNRVVMAPMTRARAGNEELAPTALHATYYTQRAGAGLVISEGTWVSTDAIGFINVPGIYTDAQTAGWTKVTEAVHSAGGRIVSQLGHAGAASHPDHHGGRLPAGPSAINPHEMSFTPDGPKDSLTPRALSPAEIATTIGAYRQAAANALRAGFDGLEIHAQVSHLVAQFLNPRLNQRTDAYGGSSEKRAQFLLDIVDAVSSVWGSDRIGIKLSPYWNHGPAFTADAETLDEYDQLLKRLSDSSLAYLHLLGPEPDTGTDTLTAFTRYRAHYRGAVIANLGFTQASGNELLERQLADAVSFGAPFIANPDLVDRFTHGHPLAAGSRDTYFAGGAEGYTDYPAVTGSY from the coding sequence ATGTCCGACCAGACCTCAGCACCCAGCACCCAGCCCCTCCTGCAGCCCGTTCAACTGGGCGCGCTCAAGCTGCCCAACCGCGTCGTCATGGCTCCCATGACGCGCGCTCGGGCCGGCAACGAGGAACTGGCCCCCACCGCCCTGCACGCCACCTACTACACGCAGCGCGCCGGCGCCGGCCTGGTCATCAGCGAAGGGACCTGGGTCAGCACGGACGCGATCGGCTTCATCAACGTCCCCGGCATCTACACCGACGCCCAGACCGCCGGCTGGACCAAGGTCACCGAAGCCGTGCACTCCGCGGGAGGCAGGATCGTCTCGCAACTCGGCCACGCCGGCGCCGCCTCCCACCCGGATCACCACGGCGGCAGACTTCCCGCAGGCCCTTCGGCGATCAATCCCCACGAGATGTCCTTCACCCCCGACGGCCCGAAGGACTCCCTCACCCCACGTGCCCTGAGCCCCGCGGAGATCGCCACCACGATCGGCGCCTACCGGCAGGCAGCCGCCAACGCCCTGCGCGCCGGATTCGACGGCCTGGAGATCCATGCGCAGGTGTCCCATCTCGTGGCCCAGTTCCTCAACCCACGGCTCAACCAGCGCACCGACGCCTACGGCGGCAGCAGTGAAAAGCGGGCCCAGTTCCTCCTCGACATCGTGGACGCCGTCAGCAGCGTGTGGGGCAGCGACCGCATCGGAATCAAACTCTCCCCCTACTGGAATCACGGGCCTGCCTTCACTGCGGATGCCGAGACGCTGGACGAGTACGACCAGCTCCTCAAGCGCCTCAGCGACAGCAGCCTGGCCTACCTCCACCTCCTCGGCCCGGAACCCGACACGGGAACCGACACCCTCACCGCATTCACCCGTTACCGCGCCCACTACCGCGGCGCCGTCATCGCCAACCTCGGCTTCACGCAAGCGAGCGGCAACGAGCTCCTCGAGCGGCAGCTGGCCGACGCGGTTTCCTTCGGCGCTCCCTTCATCGCCAATCCAGACCTCGTCGATCGATTCACCCACGGCCACCCTCTCGCCGCGGGCAGCCGCGACACGTACTTCGCGGGTGGCGCGGAGGGATACACGGACTACCCTGCGGTGACCGGCTCCTACTAG